Genomic segment of Malania oleifera isolate guangnan ecotype guangnan chromosome 7, ASM2987363v1, whole genome shotgun sequence:
CTCCTCTCCCATTTACTATTTACCCCTTAGTTAATGTTACTAACTTACTAGTTACTACTTACTACTTTACTAGTATACTAAATAATAAGTTAGTATAAATGTATATAATTAGTTAATAATtagtaaatttaataatttataaattatttcatttatttaaatatattcattttaaaaatttattacttaataataattttctaaaaattatcattaattttgtaattttaatttaataatttaatatttctcttagtaattaatttatctttatttagcatcgaaatatttttattttaaaattatagagtAACATccaactaattttttttttataaatttagagTAATTTAACATCTAATCAATAtagcctagtaattaaataaattaaagtacttattagcttaatatagtttaaattatttcatttatttgactaatttattttcataatttattggtaattttgtacattatctctgtaaatttaatttaatattttaatgtttgtcttatttattgagattatattgataataaaacatctcaaataattttcttttaaaattgttgactaatttaacacctaatttttgattcattgttaccttgtaggaaagtaaaattatctacaaaaatgtctgaaggaagaaaacaagatccAGCATGTGAACATGGATACCCAATGCCCAATGTCAAGAatggatttatttgcaaatactgCGGAATACAAATGAAAAGTGGTGgtgcaacaagattaaaaatgcacCTAGAAAATTACGACCCGCGGCATAATATAAAATTCTGCGATAAAGTACCTCCAGAAGTTAAGCaggaaatgagaattgttttagaaagaaaaacaacagctaaggccaaaaaaatagaaagaatggatcaaataaaaaatgaattgcgtGGGAACTTGATACAATCACAACAAATTGATGAAGTTGATGATGTTGACGATGTTGCATACCCGCCTGACATTTCTTCCTATGAAAGGTCTGCATATCGTCAAACATTCTATGCTTCAAAACAGACGGAATGGGAAAAAGACCAATCTCGTAGGCTTGCAGGTAGGCAACAAGGAGGCAGTTCAGGGGCTGGTAGTAGTGTAGGGCAACCTCAGATGAGGCGATCTCAAAGTGTGAGAGAGCTAGAAATAGAGCCATATATTTCAAAGCCTTCTCAACATTACAAGTCAGATGCAGCAAAacaaaaaaacttgaaaaatttattcaaaggaGTTAAAATATAAGAAGAAATGAATAAGTTGATTTCgaagttttttatatatgataatgttccacctgagaaggcaaaatcacctcattttaaaaatatggtaTGGGGTTGCCAATCAGTTGGAATGGGAGTCGATCCACCGACACCGtatgaaatcaaaacaaaatatcttGATTTAGAGGTAAAAGAAATGGAAGACCAAGTACaagaagtgaagaaaaagtggGCCTCGTATGGTTACACTATAATGTGTGATGGATGGACAGACCctacaaaattatccatcataaatttcatggtttactcgaaaggaagcacaatttttctaaagtcggtagatgcttctgacaaaataaaagaccatgaatacatatattctttattaaaacatgttgtgcaagaggTAGGAAAGCAACATGTTGTCCAAGTGGTGACCGATAATGGTAGTGCCTACAAGAAAGCgagtctaaaattaatgaaaaaattcaacttgtattggactcctTGCGCCACTcattgtattgatctcatttttGAAGAGATCGTAAAAAGAGAGGCAATAAGCATAGTGATCTTGCAGGGCAGACAgatcactaattttatatataatcatggatggttgcttgctaaaatgagGGAGCACTATCAAGGGGATATTGTGCGTCCAGGGGCCACAcgatttgctacaaactacatTGCACTTGATAGCCTACAAAAAAAAAGAGTAGGTTTAAAATCTCTATTCACATCCGATGAATGGGCTAAGCATGCTCTTAGTAGAACAAAAATGGGTAGAAAAATTGAAAGTACAgttcttaaccatcaattttgggatagagtggcaaaagtttgtaacatttatgagCCTATATATTGAGTATTGCGTATAGTTGATAGTGAAGTGTGGCTAACATTAAGAGTTGTGTTTGAAGCAATAAGGGTGATGAAAGAGGCCACTGAAATAAGTGCAAGAAGTGCAAGATGGGTTCTCAAAGTCATCAATGACCGGTGGGAAAGAACCCTTGAACATCCTCTTCATGCAGcaggtataaaatatttataaatttcaagaaattcatatatcaaaatacttattagatatttatattttactttatttaattGGCAGCTTATTTCTTAAATCCAAAATGTCAATACAAAGAAGGTGTTGGGGaagatccttattttcttgatgcagTTCACAAAGTTTTTAACACCATTGAGCCACATTCCTTGGACctggatcaaattggaaatgaggtatatttttaaaataaaatttaaataaaataagtcttaatccttgtttaattattcaataacaatatttttttttagattattatatTTAGAGATGCTAAAAGAAGCTTTGGAGAAGCAGCTGCTAAAGCAGCTAGGGCAACCATGACACCTGGTAagtatttttatataaatgtacaatacaaagttacaaacttCAAGTACAATCTACTAAGTAGTAAATACTAGCTTGTGTTCTTAAAACATCTTGCACAGCTGATTGGTGGATGATGTATGGATCAAGTGCTCCAATCCTAAGAAAGCTAACATTGCGCATTTTGTCACAAATCGCATCTTCATCAGCTTGTGAacgaaattggagcacatttgcactcattcacacaaagcaaagaaatagactaGCCTACAGCAGACTTTAGCagcttgttttttgttattacaacatGAAGCTTCGAATAAGAGATATGGAGGCTGAAATGGACAAAGTGGCTGAACAAGATCCCCTGGACCTTCTTGACATATCAATTGAATTGGGTGATGAGGATGAGTATCCACTTTTTCAATGGATTAGACCATCCCATCTTAATGAACGAGACGAAAGTCCCCATCCACAAATGGCCAAGCATGCACAAGATGAGTTTGGCATCGATGTTAATCAGGTAATGGTAGAAAAAATAAtatctagtagtgatgattcTCAAATGAATCTTGGATCTAGATATGGAACTTCATCCACTATGCCctctggtggtgatgatgataatgatgacgatgatgCTGGTGGTGACGGATCTAACCCCGGTGGTAGCAGTGGGcaaggtggtgatggtggggactatggaggaaatgaagGATGGCAAGATTATAGACCAGAAGTGGAATATACATGTCCTTCCCAACTAGAAGATGAGGGTCCACAAAGAGAAACACGTCCAGTTGATAGGCAGTACAGTCgtagaaaaggaaaagggaagatgcatcaaatagaagaggatatcttttcccttagtatgaaatctatgagtataggaacagaGCACGACTTTAATAGTTATGGTGGTTATGAATCTACACAGAAAAGCTCCTCACAATCTACATATGGCCAACCGTTTTCACATGCAAATGAGCAggcacaacaatatggaaattggcaaCCACATGTATATGGGTATGGACAAACAGGTCAAGAATATGGATATGAGTATGACCAGTATGCAAATGCAAAACAATCCTATGGACATACACAACAAGTAGAACCTGCAAGAAGAAATCCTAGCACATGAAGATCTTTTGGCCGAGTAGAAACTGCCATGAACCAGATGACTACGGAGGAGTATGAACAACACATGTAcacctatactcaatattttggaaattatatgacatggagtgattattgtaaacaatatatgtcatctcgaaatcctaatgatagggataggagagatgactttgagccaccaagaaagtccatgtggtattagatcattaaatgtataatttttattgaaaatgtagttgtttaaatgataatttgttgccttaaatcttaaaggaatagcttcaaaactttataatcatttaaatgttcttcagttcatagtttgtttcacgatatgcagtttaatatcctacacactagaaacttgtcatatatgcattttttttaatgtattttgataccatattaagcataatcatctattctaatatttcctaaagttttattgtaaatttccatcatttactataaatttccgtaatttctttaaatcaaaattgaaattgaaatcgaaattgaaatttctgtaaattgagaccatcgaaatttccatcgaaatcgaaatttaagtccttgctTGGTTCAAGGAAGAGGAAGTGGGAAACTAAAGAAAGCTTGCCATTTGTCAGCCACACTAGGCAACACGTAGCTTTTGGTGATACatgttgtttttttatttttttattttggaatcAAGTGGTAACACGTGGCAGGGTGACATCACTGTCACGTAGTAGAAAATGATTAGCGCAGGGGATAAAGAACGATAGTGATTCAGTCGTTTAAAGAAAACACAACCTATATAGCCAAGATTGCGCCACATTACTCCCAAAATGCGCGGTCTTGGTTGTCACATATTACCATTCGTACGGTGATACGTCTCccactaacttttttttttttgaaaaatttaatttatattttttatttttacttttttccttgttttttttattcaaattttctcGAATCTCtctcctttcctctctctctctctctcttccatagTTCCTTTTCTCTCTGACTCTGTTTCAACCCTTCTCTCTCCGTCTTACCCTCAcagttctctctctttctcactctcatttccttttttttggttttctttctcatagttctttttttttctctattttgttttctttctcaCAAATCTCCCTCATTCtcactctcattctctctttctttgttttgttttctttcttataGATCTCTCTCTTATCCTTACGATTTTTGTTTCTCTATTTCAATCTCTCACCCCACCTCTGAATCTCATCCCAATCaccttatttttcttttgaaggTGCAGATGGCTCCCACCGTAGCAGAGAGCTTCAAGCTATTTGCCTTTGTTGATGTTTGTTCAACTTGAACATGCgcagcggaagcacacaatcaaacacgaaacaatcaacaaccactaatgcaatcaattgatgatgaaatatactcaagaaacaatcaaacaataataagaagaataaaaaacacaactagaaggcacaatatttacgtggttcgacaatagtctatgtccacgggagcagcaaCCTCAATTTCActatgaacttttttttttcaaagttacaatctttgggttacaatattgtttaagtATAAACCCAAtgcctatagaagagttctagtaaacctaaaTTGCACTTATAGTTATCCCTCAGAGGAAAATTCTctagataagcccaatctacaagcccctgAATTCAAATTACGTAATCTATGCAGAcaaaaatcgtcaacagttttgtGCTGAGCAAAGGTCCTCTTGCGTATTGCTTGAAACCTCTTCTTATGAATTTGTCCCTCGCTTCATGTAGCTCTCTCCGGTACATGTGATCCactctgaatatgagccacatcccaacaatctccaccttggcgaatattcaccaccttgaaAATCTGAAAGCATAATCGCTGCTCCACTTGAACTTGTAGATTGGGACCCGCTTCCCATCTAACACCTGGAGACGTAAGCCAAGTCCAAGCCATGATTGAACTTGATTGTGGTAACAGGAACTCCACCTACTTGAAAACCCagctccttgaacgatccttCAAACCACAATACTACCTTGGCAGCCTCTGCCTCTGCCTCTGCCAATAACTTTGATCTAATTGTAACCAGCTCACCCTGAGACTATACCCCgaacttccaacaattaggccaTCCTATAACGTACCTCGTTGTAAGCCTCCTTTCATCCAAGCCCCCTGTGAAGTCTCCATCGACGAACCTCACAACTGACAGAACCCTCTGTTGTTGTCCGCCAAAGTACCCAACTGCACTGGCGTAGGAAATCTTTGACACGACCAGAACATCACCGTTCGTTCTTGAGTACTGAGCGGTAGACTGTTTACTTAGATTCACCAACGATGTACCGGTGGCCGGTTTATCATCAACCATGCTTAACCTCACCAATACTTGGTCCCCAAAAGCACCTCAATATAACTgcaatctccatgtagttttaTCCATATAACCATCCTctgataacaccaatctccccgcAGCTACAAAATCACTCTGAGATAATCATAATCTCCTTGTAACTTTAACCTtgtgaatctccaacccaagaacactTTTGCCAGCACTTaacaccttcatgtcaacttccttttTCAACAAAGTCCTCGACTGATTTACCTTAGTTGGAACCTTTCCAGAAAATGACATGTTTGTTGGTGCGTGAGAGCGCGTGTGGGGTCATCCGAACTCCGTTTGAAGCACAGTTTTCACCTTTGGAATCATCTCAACATGAATTTTACAATGgtatgctcaattttggattttaagcaacttcaaatctggggaaaaaaatcaaatttcccTTTGTTCGCTTCTGTTTGGCGAATTTCAGCGAACCATAACTCTCTGATACCACTAATGGGTAGAggagactcactcaatcactggttgtgactgaaattTAGTGAGGATTGCACATAAATACACACAATTGATTTAAATCTGAAAACAATATTACAAAGAAATTCTAAATACACAAACTCTCTTCTTATTGGTTATTCACTCTTGctacaccacacattacattacacacacacgcacacacgcacacacatctatttatagcaattgctagaatagtataatcaacaatggtgggctgGTTGGTGGCTGACTCCTGCCTaaattcaacagaggtgggctgccggttggTGAAGCTGCTGCTGTCAAATTTTGCTACCACCGTCAAGTTTAGTTTTAACCTCCAACAAAAGTCATAGGGAATAAATGGAAATGCCTATGCTATTACCCCAAGCATATGGAATTATCAACATTTAGTTCATGATATTTTGGCTTGAAAACCATTGGAAAATGTGATCCTTTAGTATGAAAATCTTGGATCCATttacttgtaaaaaatattttttgtacttAAAagttttagttttccaaagaattacaaaaaatttAACTTATTTTTTTTAGAGTTGTATTGAAAAATGTAGAAGATAAAGAATTTGTAAATATAcaaactattttttaattttttagaaataaTCACAAAAAGATAACTAGttttctaatttttgaaattttacatAAGGTAACATGAGAGATCATGGATTTCGaagcttgaatttggatttgtatagatttataagaaactttatatataattcatacaaattaaagttTAAGATCCAAATTACATACTCACATATGCAAattaagagttagaaatctagaaaaaataatgaaaagatgttttttcaacttttctacaaaaaattgaaaaattaaaaaaataagatgacatttttgtaattatttgaaaaattagaaacagaaaataaaattttttcacaagaaaaatgtcaaaattgttcattgttattaatttatttcatacaaatattgtaaaaataaaaaagtagctatttttttttttttgtaatttttttgaaaaacttaaaagaaaaatgaaaattgttttcaaaCTAAATGATCCTTAACCATTATCCTTCTAAgactacaaaagaaaaaaaaaaaacagaaaaacacTAACTTAAGCTAGACAGTGGTACTGTGCCCACTCAGTTAAAATTATGCCATGTATGCTTGTGCTATTGAGCAGAGTCAAATTGTGTACACGACACAGCTTTAGTGGAGGGGGCATAGTACCACTGTGGCCTGCAAGTTTTAAGACTACATTATTTTCTTGTGAATTGTGGCTAAATATTAGACATATAAGTGATGAAAATTTGCAACTGGAAGAGAGTTTATTATCTTAAGAGTTCTTCATAAATCTTTGATAAAAACCAATTTTACCATGAGTATTTGAACAAAGAAAGGGAATTagaacccccagggtgtggttgtAGTACGGACTGCgagagtgcctctcacgaggtcaggtgttcaaattCTCCCGGGTTCGTTATTAccttccctttggagttgtgggatcaacttcaaggggcgtaAGATTAGTCACGTAgatcgtaaaacggacacgtggatacccagTGCGTaattcaaaaaaagaagaaagggaattagattttcaaagcttgcataACCTTCAATCATTGTCATGATGGATGTGCCCCTACCTACTTCAACCTTTCTACTGTTGGTCAGAATGAAATCCAGAATATTATATGCAAGGTGCCAGCTGATTGCAGAATAAATTTAATAGAGAAAAAACATTCTGGAGATTAAATTATTCAAATCAAACCAGGATATTTGAATATATCTTCATGCCTAAGTTGTCAAAGGCAGCCAAGGTCATGGGCAAAAGAGAACTCTTCCAAGCTCATATCATTATGAGGCTGGGGCATGTCTAGTCCCAACACAAAATTTAGATTAAAATCTCAGCCAGCTGTATAAAGTAATTCCTGCCCATGAGCTCTCCCACCCAATGAAATTTTTTGCATAAATGAAAATAGCTAGATTCACATTATCTAATTAATCTTTTTCCATGAACCCAAAActgaaaaaaaaagagaaaatgggTATTCCTCTAGGTTTTCTGTTTAAATGGACTCAAGTTCCAAGTTGTAGGCCCCCAAACAACAACATACCCCATACCAACAAGGCAGAAGTTCTACATTCTCTGTTTCGGCACTCATAATGAAGAGGGAAAGGCAACTATTCAATGAACATCAAGCCTTTTCTCAACAAACAAAGAGGGATTGTAATTATGTAGCTAGGATCAATCTCATAAAGCTTACACAGCTATATCAATAGCACAACTTGGGTGGGATGACTCCCTGAAAAGCAACAGATGATTACAATCTCAAATTTAGGAGAACGAAGAAAGGAAATGATGTTATTCAGTATTCACTGTACATGAGAGTACTCTTCCTCAATAAATACAAAGTGAATACCAACAAATTATTAAACCTATGAAGCTTGGACAACTACAGGCGCTCTTGCAGAACTGGGCTTAGAAGAATTCATCGTTTAAGGCAAGAGATGAAAGCAAAGTAAGCACATGTTTATGCAAAACACAAACCGGGGAACTCGAATGTCGTCATTGCCATGAATTATCGAATGCGGCCGTTGTGATCGCCTGAGCGAACTCATCGAAGCTGATACGTCCGTCCCCATTGGTATCTGCCTCCTTGATCATGCCTGTTAGCTCCTCTGCTGTAAGTGCATGCCCCAACTTAGCCATGGAATGTGCCAACTCCACTGCTGTTATATACCCATTTCCATCCCTATCAAACATCCTGAAAATCTTCTTTAGCTGCTCCTTAGTGTATGGGCATTTCGCCGGAATGAGGTCTGGTGCCACCAATGCGACAAACTCTGAGAATTCAACCAACCCATTGCTATTCTTATCAGCCTTCTGTGTTATAGCCTCCAGCTGTTCTGCACTTGGTTTTAGACCAAGTGATCGAAGCAGCGATCCAAGCTCGAGCTGGGTTAAACTCCCATCATTGTTTCGATCAAACGATCGAAATATCTCTCTTAGCTCGGCGATCTCTTCGTCATCAAGCTTCACGGGCTCACTTCCAGTCATATTTTTGCCAATCTGCTACTGTTCAATTAACTGCATGAATCTGCTTCTTATGCTTCACTAAATCTCACAAGCCATTCTTAAGTCTCAACTCCTCATGTGGCTTTGATCGATAGTCTTCAGATATCCTCAAATTCAATTCCGAGCTTCACTGAGTTCACAAAATCTTCTACTTTGCTCGCTTTCGAGTTTCGACTTTGTTCCTCAAGTCGGCATTGGGGAAtcataaaataaaagacaactcACCGCTTTCCTTATAATTCAGCTTCCCTGATGACTTCAATCGCCGTTTCTCACAGCAATCAACCGATAAAAATCCTTGCTGCCAATCAGAAACAGGCGCCCAGCAAAAAGGAAATAGCTCCaaaaatcttttcttctttcataaATTTATTCATCTGGCCTCAAACAATCAAGACCGCCATCGCCTCAATACTTCGATCACTCCAATAATCACACTACCATTTCGATCCTCCACTTTCAGTATCTTGatcttattttttcttttcaaatctaGAAAATTTTGAACAAATCTCCTCCTCGACCCCCCAGACTCGTTCGCGGAGA
This window contains:
- the LOC131159319 gene encoding probable calcium-binding protein CML18 gives rise to the protein MTGSEPVKLDDEEIAELREIFRSFDRNNDGSLTQLELGSLLRSLGLKPSAEQLEAITQKADKNSNGLVEFSEFVALVAPDLIPAKCPYTKEQLKKIFRMFDRDGNGYITAVELAHSMAKLGHALTAEELTGMIKEADTNGDGRISFDEFAQAITTAAFDNSWQ